DNA sequence from the Xylanivirga thermophila genome:
TTTAAGCAGTATATTGGAGGTAATACTTATATTCTTAAGTGCTGCAATATTTTCTGCCATATTTGCACATCAGGCATTTATTGATGTGGTTAAAAAGGCGTATGATGCTTTAAACAAAAAGGGTCTAGGTATTTTGATCCCCATATTAATAATTTTACTGGTAGGTATTATAATATACATTCTTACCAAGCCAAAATATGCAGATAAGATAAAGAGATATTTTACACTTGATTTTCTAAAGCTGTTTCTAAAGACCTTCTTTATATATACTGCTACATTCATCATAATGGGTGCCATACTAATCGGTATATACAAGGGAGTATTGGGTTATGAAATGACATTAAAAAATGCGATGACCATATTTACGGCATCGGTTTTATCATGGTTTGCGGGATTCATAACCCCGGGGGCTCCAGGGGGATTGGGTGTAAAGGAATCCATAATGATACTCATGCTATCACCTGCCTATGGTCGTGAGGCCACCTTGATGGCTGCACTTATCCACAGATTGGCATCTATAATTGGGGATCTTTTGGCATTTGTAGTTGGCATTGTTGTGGACAAGCGAAAAAATCAGGTTGAATAGGTATCTATATATAGGGTATAATTAAAGAAACTTGCCAGATGATTATACTATTTTTAAGGGAGGGGATAGGGCGTAGACATGAAGTATATGAAATTAGGGGTAATACTCAGTCTATCCATAATGCTTGCTGCATGCAGCAGGCCATATGTAGAGGCTGATAAGGATATGATGGATATAGATAACACTGACACAATAGAGGATAGTATTTCGCAGGATGATGGGGACAAGGTAGTGGAAACTGTGGATATAAAGGGTGGTAATATATGTCCTTTAACAGGTATTCCATATGAGGGTACATATAAGCCGGTTGCCATCATGATAGAGAATTCACCAAAGGCTAGACCACAATCGGGGCTTTCAAAGGCGGATATAGTGTATGAAGTACATGCAGAAGGTGGAATTACAAGATTTATGGCACTATTTCTGTCAAATATGCCGAACAAGGTAGGCCCTATAAGGAGTGTACGTCACTATTACATGCAACTGGCGCAGGAATGGGACGCATATCTCGTGCATTATGGTCAGTCCTTTATAGCAGAGGAACAGTTTGATAAAATAAATGTAAAACGTTTAAATGGCCTTAATACGAACAAGCCCTTCTGGAGGGACAAATCCAGGAAGGCACCACACAATGTATATATAGATGCACTAAAATGCCAGGACAAAATAGACTTTGACCAAACGGCAAGGGGCTTTAGCTTTTCTGATGATTATCCAGATGGTGGACTAGCATATGAAAAGATTGTCTTGCCATTTAATGATTCCTATTCGAAG
Encoded proteins:
- a CDS encoding lysylphosphatidylglycerol synthase domain-containing protein, whose translation is MIISFIFIAREITKLDITNIHFEDPAKSFFYVFLFSIAFVVSVCIGAYGWGLILQFINGSHIDYHITMPVYTKANVAKYLPGNVMHYASRNVLGNKLGWKHGNILLSSILEVILIFLSAAIFSAIFAHQAFIDVVKKAYDALNKKGLGILIPILIILLVGIIIYILTKPKYADKIKRYFTLDFLKLFLKTFFIYTATFIIMGAILIGIYKGVLGYEMTLKNAMTIFTASVLSWFAGFITPGAPGGLGVKESIMILMLSPAYGREATLMAALIHRLASIIGDLLAFVVGIVVDKRKNQVE
- a CDS encoding DUF3048 domain-containing protein, producing the protein MKYMKLGVILSLSIMLAACSRPYVEADKDMMDIDNTDTIEDSISQDDGDKVVETVDIKGGNICPLTGIPYEGTYKPVAIMIENSPKARPQSGLSKADIVYEVHAEGGITRFMALFLSNMPNKVGPIRSVRHYYMQLAQEWDAYLVHYGQSFIAEEQFDKINVKRLNGLNTNKPFWRDKSRKAPHNVYIDALKCQDKIDFDQTARGFSFSDDYPDGGLAYEKIVLPFNDSYSKVEYIYDDEKGQNMRYNGGRASIDQETGKQLSNKNIIVQYAEHSILEPGAGYRDVKVFGKGRAAYFIDGRYYEGTWSRKNAEKPTVYYNEENIPITLKPGNTWIEIVPDDMEVSIQLK